The uncultured Desulfatiglans sp. DNA window GGAAAGAGCATCCGGCGCGGCAAAGTTTCCAATCCGGAAATGAGGATTTTGGGCCAATGTCAAGGCGATCAAGCGTTTGCGCGGAGGCGACCTGGTGGTCGCCGCACAAGCAAACGTGCAGATCAACGCCGAGATTGGCCCAAAAGACCATTTCCGGATGGAAACGAACCAGTTTGAGGATCATAACGTGCCGACCAGTACCGGATGACGGTGTCAAGGTTGAGGGGGATGGAGATGAAAGAACTGGAAAAACTGATCGAGCGGGTCGTCAATCGTATCAATATCAATCTAAGGGAACCGGCTTTCGACAGCGGTCCTTATCTGCGCAGCATCGTGCCTCTCAAGCAGTTTGGCCGGTTCTACGCCTTCTATGCCTTGACGCCGCACCATCCGCTGCATTTCCGCTTTCATGGATCGAGTCTGGGAGGGAGCTATTTTCTCGGGAAGTGCTTTGTCGATCATTCGGTGCTTTATAAGAGCGACATCCGCGGCGATGAACTGAAATGCAGGGGGGATGTGTTCCGTTACGGCGGATTGGAGATCCCGCTCCACGACGACGAAGTGATCCACATCAAGGACAGCTATCTCATCAAGACCTTGGTCCACAACTATTCCCACGATCCTGAAAATCTCGAAGAATTCCTGATTTGCAACACCGCATCCACCCACTATGCGAATATCCACGGCTCCACCGTGGAAGGCTGCTTCCTGGGGCCTTTCAGCACGGTAGATCTGACCACGCTGCACGATTGCGTTATCGGGGCCTTTGCCTATGTCCAGGTGGGAGAGTTGTCGCATGAGTGGGTGCCTGCCGGGGAGATACGGATCGAGGCGGGGGATCGCTTCCGGTTCAACTACCACTTCGATGCGGACCTTCTCAAGGCCTACATCCATATGGAGCCTGGGACGGTCCCGCAAGGGATCCTGATGGACTTCATGGAAGACCGCAAGACCGAATTCCAGAGGATCTTCGATGTGGTGCACCTCAAGGCGCCGATTCCAATCTCCCAGGGGACTTCCCTCAGCCGGTACGCCGTCGTTAAAGGGGATACCCATGTCGACGCGAACGTGCTCGTCGCGCAGCGGGCGTATCTCGAAGATGCCTGGCTCGGGAGGGGTTCCAATGCCCAGGAAAACTGCTGCATCATCCATTCGCGTCTGGAGGGCGAGAATGTGACCGCCCACGGCGGTAAACTGGTCCGGACCCGGCTGGGGAAAAAGGTTTTCGTGGGATTCAATTCCTTCCTCAGGGGGATGGAGGATGCGCCCCTGACCATTGGGGGAGGCTCCGTCGTGATGCCCCACACGATCATCGACATCCGGGAACCGCTCGAAATCCCGCCGAATCACTTGATATGGGGGTTGATTCGAAACCGGGAAGATCTAAAGGTCCACAGCCTCGATCTAGACGATTTTGCCAAGATCGGGGGACGGTATGATCTTGGGCGGATGCGATTCGAAGGGGATGGGGCGGTCTTTGTCGAGGCCTTTCGGCATCGCATCGAGCATATCCTCGAGGCGAACGGCGCCTATTTCGACGGCCGCGGCAATCGGGGCCACGCCCAGAAGGACCAGGACATCTCTTACAACATGATTCAGCCCTACCCGAAAGGAAGACTCAAGGGGCTTTATCCGAGCATCGATATCCGGCCCTGAGTCGATAGCCGATGGATTTATGGAATCAGATCAGCTTGCGGGTTCGGATCTATTCGATCCTGGCGGCGCTGGTCTCGATTACCCTCCTGGGCGGTGTCGTCATGATCTGGTACACGTACCAGATGGAACACCTGACGACCGATGTGGTCGAACGGCACATGGCCGCATTTCAGGCCGCCGAAAACCTCGAGTCCGCTCTCGTCAATCAGAAAGGCTTCGTTTCTTACTATTTCCTGGATGGCAACCCTGACTGGCTCAAACAGCTCGGAGAATACCGGCAGATCTTCAAAGAACGTCTGGCGCAGGCCGAAAGCTACGCTGCTACGGAGAAGGAGCAGCGGGCGGTCGCCGAAATCGGCGAGGAATACGAGCATTACATAGCCGCGAAGGATGTCGTGATCGAATGCT harbors:
- a CDS encoding hypothetical protein (Evidence 5 : Unknown function), yielding MILKLVRFHPEMVFWANLGVDLHVCLCGDHQVASAQTLDRLDIGPKSSFPDWKLCRAGCSFPDGHWLGSRAAARAYRP
- a CDS encoding conserved hypothetical protein (Evidence 4 : Unknown function but conserved in other organisms), which produces MKELEKLIERVVNRININLREPAFDSGPYLRSIVPLKQFGRFYAFYALTPHHPLHFRFHGSSLGGSYFLGKCFVDHSVLYKSDIRGDELKCRGDVFRYGGLEIPLHDDEVIHIKDSYLIKTLVHNYSHDPENLEEFLICNTASTHYANIHGSTVEGCFLGPFSTVDLTTLHDCVIGAFAYVQVGELSHEWVPAGEIRIEAGDRFRFNYHFDADLLKAYIHMEPGTVPQGILMDFMEDRKTEFQRIFDVVHLKAPIPISQGTSLSRYAVVKGDTHVDANVLVAQRAYLEDAWLGRGSNAQENCCIIHSRLEGENVTAHGGKLVRTRLGKKVFVGFNSFLRGMEDAPLTIGGGSVVMPHTIIDIREPLEIPPNHLIWGLIRNREDLKVHSLDLDDFAKIGGRYDLGRMRFEGDGAVFVEAFRHRIEHILEANGAYFDGRGNRGHAQKDQDISYNMIQPYPKGRLKGLYPSIDIRP